In Erpetoichthys calabaricus chromosome 11, fErpCal1.3, whole genome shotgun sequence, the DNA window TAATTGGGTGTgaacatttttaaagtgtttaataTCTTCTGCACTTATCAAATCTATATGGAGCACAGCTCTGTTGTATAAGTTTCCAATGAACATACTTGGCCAACATTTGCCCttacatattttatcatttcattgATTGCAATTTGCTGAATGTACACAGCAATAGCAGAGTGCTTCTAAGCAGTACCCAGAACACTAGCAGTGCTGACAGGTGAAGTTTTGTAGACACAAAAACAATTGATTCAGGCtgttattgtaaaaaaatataaattaaaaaattaaattaaattaaaataaaatataaaaaaattataaattattataaaaaatgttgCCAAGTGAATATCAGTGTTGCAATACATACAAATCTCTCTACTTCAACAAGTTGAATTGTGATTGTGCTGATGTCCTGAAGGACAAGTCTGGGCCATCCATGTGCTCATCTTGGACTGTTTTAAGTGGCAGAAGAAGTCCATCTTTCTGCACTATGTTTTGCAGTATTTCACGTGCCATCCGAATGTGACAAACCTTTTTAGGGCTATACAGCAGTGTGCCACTCGACAAAACTCAAACACATCATCAACTTGTAGCCTCTTTAGCGTTAGACCTGAGTGTTAATTGGGCTGTGAAAACCATGCTAAAGCGTTAGTCCCGAGTGTTACTCGGGCAACCGTACAGATGTGTCTTGCATAAGCGTCAGAATTGAGaatcacttgggctgtaaaagtgctgtcattCTTTGGAGAAATTGTCTGAGTTcaagttttcactaattatgaaatagctgcactttaccaacaatgaagagtTTGATGAGAATATCCATCCAGCACCCAAATTGAAGAAAATTTGGGACATATACCAGGCAATTGTAGTACAATTTTGGAGTGTTTACATTCCAGACCGTGATGTCAGcatcgatgaaagtctcatggcttataagggcagacaGTCATGGATATAGAACATTGCGTCAAAAAgtgcaagatttggcataaagcttCACTAACCTTGTGAATCTAAAACAGGATAcatttggttctgtacacagggaaaggggCAATGTTTGACCCAAAATATTATCAGTATGGCATTGCTACATCATCAGTGCTGACTatgatagatgctctgctggatcaaggttactgtgtaacccatggacaatttttatacatcccACCCCCggagctatttgacatcttgctgcaaagactAACGCATATGGAACAGTGTGTCCTAACCATCGTGGCAGACCTAAATTACAGGGAAGTGTGCTAGTTGCTTCACAAAAGGGTGCTTGtgctgaaatggaagatgtttgtcTTAGCGCTGTACACAgtgcagctacagtcactgtacaggcaaaaggcaacaataaggttacgaagccttgtgctgtggtcgacTACAATAGCATGATGGGCAGCGTAAATTGTgtggatcaagaattgactttctatcctTTTTATGTGGAGGCAACGAAAGAAAttctacaaaaagatattttgtcatcTGGTGGAACAATGCATTTGTGTTATATAAACAAAAAGCTGGCATAgctgtatctcatgcaaactttacatgtaAGCTTGTAGAACAAATAACTGCCTAACATCCACCATCCACACTACTGCTAAAGAGACATGGTCGACCTAGCACATCACAGATCAATCCAGACTGTCTTAtcagtagacattttattgatcgTATAcccccaacagaaaaaaaaccaatccaactcatacctgtgcagtgtgatgttcaaaaactgataaatttggaaagaaaatccataaaacacggttattgtcccgactgtgatGCCGAGTTGTGTTTTTCAccgtgctttaagatttaccacacaaaggactcattttggaattttatactgttttggcatcattaatagtattatcattattattgttgttgttgttcatttcatataatttttaattcatcatttatatttgtagcattattattcttttgagatttaataaaaatgtaatttttcatggcaAAAAAATTCAGTggtgtttacatgtttttttgtaataacatgcaacgctaaggaggttaataaacTATTGGTTCATTCTGTCACTGGCTGTTTGCAGGAGCTTATTTCATTACATGACCTCTGTTGTGGTGTTTGTGGGCTAGTGTGTGATGCAAAGGGCTGTTCCATGAGAGGTTACCCACTATCGTATGAAAGAAATCTTTATAATGTGCTAAACTTAATTGCAATCCTATCAGTTAGGCTTACTTATTAAGAAGTCAACTGTCACACATTACCCTGAAGTCTATTTCCTATGCTACTAtttgataataataaaagattcAAGGTTTAACCTGGGACACCTTGCAATAACATTCGTCAGatacatttgagcatcacatatgtGTTGTATATTGATTGAATGAAAGTGCTTTTTGTTTACaaagtacaaccccaattccaatgaagttgggacgttgtgtaaaacgtaaataaaaacagaatacaatgatttgcaaatccttttcaacctatatcgaatgttcaaactgataaactttattgttgttttgcaaatcttcactcatcaTTTATACTCCCGTTTTCACCTTTCCAGGAACTAACAGTAGGACTATctgttttcatcattacatttcatccgttgcatttttttcatgatttactgtgtgtgttttgttggtgctgtgttgtatttaatgtgtaatcgctatAAGTGGAGCAGGGGTGGTAtcgtttgtttaatttatttcatttgttttcattacattctttatttgctgtttgattaccagaattgctttgtttttatctctgtgagtgcgtgtgggtcgggtcaaggctgggtgcatccctggaatctccaccataaaaataaatcgccATCTTCTCGACGTTGTGAATCTTGGTGGCACCGGACctctacagcgttattcatttctccttgctgctgattgactgtgatgtatcgccagctgagtgttcttgtgctttccgttttgttcctcttaacccttaaaccgccacaaccagatatagtcgtttcccagtgccatttgcgagcacgcaggagctgacttaaaagcctgaacagcatctgtcctttttggctgattgctttgtttctctctcctcccccagataTCCTCTGCTCCagttgggggttgtgctcccctatgatgtttgtctattctttaatcgataactaactgcatacggagctcattttacttctgaaagagacatgtttgtttgtttgaagtgtttgaataaagttcctgtctacaatctcctgtgtttctgtgcaattctgtgacccaagcgtgacacactgcagcctcactgtctctgggattgagacagcatcagcgtttacctctgtgtgtttgcgtgctgccagttcaagcacagttggctctgtgatttacttaatatcatccatggcgtcagttgcacttagtacatattgttccagtgatttttttaaatagtttttacagttcattagcagtgtgtaaaatgatcagtgttgcagtaattgtgatgctctttgcatggaaaaaaatgtgttctattaaaatttcactttttctttgtgaattgtgacgtttacttaaagtgcagcaaaaaagtatttggcgtccagggatgcattaacccttgcgctgggttggcaccctgcccaggattggttcctgctgtgtgggctgggattggctccagcagacccccgtgaccctgtattcggattcgaaaatggatggatggatgccttaacccccaagtatgtggcagtttaaggttaaagccccaagatgccgtcgaaatgccctgcaccttctaaggcttctggcaatgaaaacgcgcttgcatgaactacagtacatatagcggtaacattgtagcactgcgggagacatagcagtacagtatacaggtttacctttacattctttttttaggtaatgtattaagctgagtttgaaattaaagtgttttgggggcatgtttagggtttaaattataaaaataggcattttttaaccacatccaaaatacGCGGTTATTCagaattcgtgggtgctctaggaacgtaaccccagcgaattttgggggtgtattgTACATCATATTTACTCAGGAAttgattataatttttttatcagTAGCTTAATAACCTTTGTTAAATTCTGTAAGCACAATATTATTGTCTCTCACCATGCTTCTAGTCTGGAGCTCAAGTCATTATGTTGAAATTTGTTGACttataaaactttaaaagtatCAAATATTAGTTATTTTGTTCTGTAATATTGTATAATTTCCATGTCACACCAAATCTCCTCAGGTATTGCTGTATGGGTTAATTTAGCTAAACCTCTAAACTTTATTACCCTAACTCATCTACTTATTGAGAGTGATGCTTCAAATCACAGATAAACTGACAGCTGTAAACTttagaaactgttttttgttttcaatagtgttatttatgttttccagGTGACATACCAATTGAAAATCCTCACTACAGCTATATTCTCCGTCCTAATGTTACGGAAGAGCCTGTCTCGCCTTCAGTGGGTGTCTCTGCTGCTCCTGTTTACAGGTGTAGCCATTGTGCAGGTACAACAGGAAGGAGGTCAAAAGGAGGCATCCATCTCCAGTGAAAGTCAGAACTACAAAGTGGGCCTAGCAGCAGTTATTATGTCATGTGTGTCTTCTGGCTTTGCTGGTGTTTACTTTGAAAGAATACTTAAAGGAAGTTCTGCCTCAGTCTGGATGAGGAACATCCAGCTTGGAATATTTGGCACTCTTCTTGGACTGATAATCCTGTGGTGGAATGATGGGGTGGCAGTTACTGAGAAAGGGTTCTTCTTTGGTTATACCCCTTGGGTGTGGTGTGTCATCTTAAACCAAGCTTTTGGAGGCCTTTTAGTTGCTGTGGTTGTCAAATATGCCGATAACATCCTGAAGGGCTTTGCTACATCCTTTTCTATTATTGTATCAACAGTTGCTTCAGTTTACGCATTTGGATTTCATGTGGACCTGCTGTTTACTTTAGGAGCTGGCTTAGTGATTGGAGCTGTCTACATGTATAGTTTGCCCAAAGCCTCTGGATCTTCGTCGTCATCATCTTCATCTAATCCTTCAGGCAGCGTAAGGAACCAGACATCAGATAAAGACCCAGAAACAGATCCTTTCCTTCCCAAGTCAGTTCTGGTGAAATGAGACTTCCTACTTTATAGCCTGTCTGTctaaaatttctgctgttttttttttttgttttttttttttcccccccaacatgcttaattttattaacttattttcctGTTAAGCATAAAGCCACAGCATCCTTTTTTTGTGACCTTTTTACTCTgcaaccaaatggcatatacctCATTTTATTAGTGTGGAATATTCCTAC includes these proteins:
- the slc35a2 gene encoding UDP-galactose translocator; this translates as MAGSSQVSHVGLVEEKTESLGSRRNAEGNKKLKYISLAFLVFQNAFLILSIRYVRTLPGDKFFATSAVVMAEILKLLTCLVLIMIQKRGNVKEFSLLLYDSIICQYLDTLKLAVPSLIYTFQNNLQYVAISNLPAAIFQVTYQLKILTTAIFSVLMLRKSLSRLQWVSLLLLFTGVAIVQVQQEGGQKEASISSESQNYKVGLAAVIMSCVSSGFAGVYFERILKGSSASVWMRNIQLGIFGTLLGLIILWWNDGVAVTEKGFFFGYTPWVWCVILNQAFGGLLVAVVVKYADNILKGFATSFSIIVSTVASVYAFGFHVDLLFTLGAGLVIGAVYMYSLPKASGSSSSSSSSNPSGSVRNQTSDKDPETDPFLPKNPTKEKGC